The following are encoded together in the Lactuca sativa cultivar Salinas chromosome 1, Lsat_Salinas_v11, whole genome shotgun sequence genome:
- the LOC111894838 gene encoding LOW QUALITY PROTEIN: CBL-interacting serine/threonine-protein kinase 24 (The sequence of the model RefSeq protein was modified relative to this genomic sequence to represent the inferred CDS: substituted 5 bases at 5 genomic stop codons), with protein MNSTFSSLSLDPVDDVALADLSILVVDVSRSVGGKDVRSGWREKTLQFILEIFIKNQYLSLVVRRIIKREISIMKIVRDPNIVKLHEVLSSHTKIYIILEFVTGGELFDIIVSSTFXXKYFLTELXARGYFQQLIDAVAHCHSKGVYHRDLKPENLLLDSKXRLKVSDFGLSALPYIFQGVKLLYTPGGTPNYIAPKVLRKCGYDGGAVDIXSCGVIMYVLLTGYLPFEDLDLPTLYKKVSVAEFSYPFWFPSGAKSLLDKILDPNPQTVCICNNIVLSKYCVSLTCAL; from the exons ATGAACTCCACTTTTTCATCACTCTCCCTTGATCCCGTTGATGATGTTGCCTTAGCAGATTTATCTATCCTCGTGGTGGATGTTTCACGTTCTGTTGGGGGGAAAGATGTGAGGAGTGGTTGGAGAGAGAAGACTTTGCAGTTTATTCTAGAGATTTTCATAAAGAACCAGTACTTATCTCTGGTCGTGAGGAGGATT ATTAAGAGAGAGATCTCCATTATGAAGATAGTGAGAGATCCCAATATTGTGAAACTGCATG AGGTTTTGTCAAGCCATACAAAGATATATATAATACTGGAATTTGTCACTGGAGGGGAGCTTTTTGACATAATTGTAAGCTCTACTTTTTGATAAAAGTACTTTTTGACAGAATTGTAAGCCAGAGGATACTTTCAACAACTTATTGATGCAGTTGCCCATTGCCATTCCAAGGGTGTCTACCATAGGGATTTAAA GCCTGAAAATCTCCTTCTTGATTCCAAATAAAGGCTAAAGGTTTCAGATTTTGGACTCAGTGCACTCCCATA CATTTTCCAGGGTGTTAAGCTTTTATATACCCCTGGTGGAACCCCAAATTACATCGCACCAAAG GTTTTAAGAAAATGCGGATATGATGGTGGGGCTGTTGATATCTAGTCATGTGGAGTTATCATGTATGTCCTGTTGACCGGATATCTTCCATTCGAGGATTTAGATCTTCCAACTTTGTATAAAAAG GTCAGTGTTGCAGAGTTTTCATATCCTTTCTGGTTTCCTTCTGGTGCGAAGTCATTACTAGACAAGATTCTAGATCCCAACCCTCAAACTGTGTGTATATgtaataacattgtactttcaaagtattgtgtgtcattaacatgCGCGTTGTAA